In one window of Hevea brasiliensis isolate MT/VB/25A 57/8 chromosome 10, ASM3005281v1, whole genome shotgun sequence DNA:
- the LOC110632434 gene encoding uncharacterized protein LOC110632434: MGRAKKGPKFAAMKKIVTSKAIKKYKEEVLNPNKKDLSKDKLPRNVPQVSSALYFKYNTALGPPYRVLVDTNFINFSIQSKLDLDKAMMDCLYAKCTPCITDCVMAELEKLGQKYRVALRIAKDPHFERLPGIHKGTYADDCIIDRVTQHKCYVVATCDRDLKRRICKIPYVPIMYITQHKYSIERMPEATIGGRKLFVVKHSVMLFQLADLNCSKILRHLRGVRRYMVLS; this comes from the exons ATGGGGAGGGCAAAAAAGGGCCCTAAATTTGCAGCAATGAAGAAGATAGTCACCTCAAAAGCAATTAAAAA GTATAAAGAAGAGGTTTTGAATCCAAATAAAAAAGATCTCTCCAAGGACAAGCTCCCTCGTAATGT GCCACAAGTTTCTTCTGCACTTTACTTCAAATACAACACAGCATTGGGGCCACCGTACAGGGTTTTGGTGGACACCAACTTTATCAATTTCTCCATCCAAAGTAAA TTGGATTTGGATAAGGCAATGATGGACTGTTTGTatgcaaaat GTACACCTTGTATCACTGATTGTGTTATGGCAGAGCTTGAGAAGTTAGGTCAGAAATATCGTGTAGCTCTGAG AATTGCTAAGGATCCACATTTTGAGAGACTGCCCGGTATACACAAAGGGACATATGCTGATGACTGTATTATTGACAGGGTTACTCAA CATAAATGCTATGTTGTTGCTACATGTGATCGTGATCTGAAGCGAAGGATATGCAAG ATACCCTATGTGCCAATTATGTACATTACTCAACACAAATATTCAATTGAGCGGATGCCTGAAGCAACAATAGGTGGACGTAAGCTCTTTGTTGTGAAACATAGTGTTATGCTCTTCCAATTGGCAGATTtaaattg CTCTAAGATTTTGAGGCATCTCAGAGGAGTGAGAAGATACATGGTTTTGTCATAA